In Streptomyces sclerotialus, one genomic interval encodes:
- a CDS encoding Yip1 family protein, translated as MGRGRDSRAAQQGQQGQAPYGQQAPYGQPAPYGQAPYGQQQTPYGRQAPPPAQGQWQQQAPHGAARGAGQHGEPEYFGDAGHAPQQPPYGGARSDAPGHTQQFSVGEAPDAYGGQYGNAPYDDGQYGGGSTYQAGQSAAPPAGPRLPWKELLTGIVRRPDQTFWQMRDYAVWAPALVVTFIYGLLAVFGFDAAREDVLNATLSQSIPWVLITGVMFVLGGLILGAVTHTLARQLGGDGAWQPTIGLSMLIMSITDAPRLLFAMFLGGDSTLVQVIGWLTWLAAAYLFTTMVRRSHDLPWPKALGASAIQLVALLALVKLGTL; from the coding sequence CGGTCAGCAGGCTCCTTACGGTCAGCCTGCCCCGTACGGCCAGGCACCTTACGGTCAGCAGCAGACGCCGTACGGCCGCCAGGCTCCGCCCCCCGCTCAGGGGCAGTGGCAGCAGCAGGCTCCGCACGGCGCGGCCCGGGGGGCCGGGCAGCACGGTGAGCCCGAGTACTTCGGCGACGCGGGGCACGCCCCGCAGCAGCCGCCCTACGGCGGCGCCCGCTCGGACGCGCCGGGCCACACCCAGCAGTTCAGTGTGGGCGAGGCGCCGGACGCGTACGGCGGCCAGTACGGCAACGCGCCGTACGACGACGGCCAGTACGGCGGGGGCAGCACCTACCAGGCCGGCCAGTCGGCGGCGCCGCCGGCCGGCCCGCGGCTGCCGTGGAAGGAACTGCTGACCGGCATCGTCCGCCGGCCCGACCAGACCTTCTGGCAGATGCGCGACTACGCGGTGTGGGCCCCGGCCCTCGTCGTGACCTTCATCTACGGCCTGCTCGCGGTCTTCGGCTTCGACGCGGCCCGCGAGGACGTGCTCAACGCCACGCTCTCCCAGAGCATCCCGTGGGTGCTGATCACCGGCGTGATGTTCGTCCTCGGCGGGCTGATCCTGGGGGCCGTGACCCACACGCTCGCCCGGCAGCTCGGCGGCGACGGCGCGTGGCAGCCGACCATCGGCCTGTCCATGCTGATCATGTCGATCACGGACGCGCCGCGGCTGCTCTTCGCGATGTTCCTGGGCGGTGACAGCACGCTCGTGCAGGTCATCGGCTGGCTGACCTGGCTCGCCGCCGCCTACCTCTTCACCACGATGGTCCGCAGGTCGCACGACCTGCCCTGGCCCAAGGCGCTGGGCGCCTCCGCGATCCAGCTGGTCGCCCTGCTGGCCCTGGTGAAGCTCGGCACGCTGTAG
- a CDS encoding ricin-type beta-trefoil lectin domain protein has translation MVRARRGRRLVTAAAAVMVLTGGVTAAGTGASVAAQPSAGAAAAVADSKPLPPELEKIRAREATELYGDPAERPMEQRKTSLISLGDSEISGEGVGTYEPGTDGPDNWCHRSPDAAIHRTGIAADVTYNVSCSGAYTGNIRAGGSKQYADELVQSDSLAVKARNTRLKMVVLVAGANDDLQFGPVMTDCVTRWLLLQGACEPKYAPGWQARVDGLVPKVEQTVADLRTVMRDAGYADGDYKLVVMGYPSPIGPDIEDNPNYPGKLPGGCTGYTSDSAWGRNAAVPAFEEGMRKAARDSGAVYLDNSRLFHGHEVCMEDPWARGLYVDLSNPFPPDANSVRQSFHPNARGHAAFASCLTQLYASGLREASCADPASTGKPELYAGAWDDAYRPLTNAGTGSCVDATGGSSRNGTAVGGWDCKDQRNQGWWYDSGRRSLHVELTQDRCLDVPGAKYEAGAGLVLWNCSGAANQRFVKDGQTIRPEAARDLCLTLASAKDALRLRKCEGAATQRFT, from the coding sequence CGCCGCCGTGATGGTGCTGACCGGTGGTGTGACCGCCGCCGGTACGGGGGCGAGCGTGGCGGCCCAGCCGTCGGCCGGGGCCGCGGCGGCCGTGGCGGACAGCAAGCCGCTGCCGCCCGAGCTGGAGAAGATCAGGGCCCGGGAGGCCACCGAGCTGTACGGGGACCCGGCCGAACGCCCGATGGAGCAGCGCAAGACCTCGCTGATCTCGCTGGGGGACAGTGAGATCTCGGGCGAGGGCGTCGGGACGTACGAACCGGGGACCGACGGGCCGGACAACTGGTGCCACCGGTCGCCGGACGCGGCCATCCACCGGACCGGCATCGCCGCGGACGTGACGTACAACGTCTCCTGCTCGGGTGCGTACACCGGGAACATCAGGGCCGGTGGCAGCAAGCAGTACGCCGATGAGCTGGTGCAGAGCGACAGCCTGGCGGTCAAGGCCAGGAACACCCGGCTGAAGATGGTCGTGCTGGTGGCCGGGGCCAACGACGACCTGCAGTTCGGGCCGGTGATGACGGACTGCGTCACCCGCTGGCTCCTGCTGCAGGGCGCCTGCGAGCCGAAGTACGCGCCGGGGTGGCAGGCGCGGGTGGACGGGCTGGTGCCCAAGGTCGAGCAGACCGTCGCCGACCTGCGGACGGTGATGCGGGACGCCGGGTACGCGGACGGCGACTACAAGCTCGTGGTGATGGGCTACCCGAGCCCGATCGGGCCGGACATCGAGGACAACCCGAACTACCCGGGGAAGCTGCCGGGCGGCTGCACGGGCTACACCTCCGACTCGGCATGGGGGCGCAACGCCGCGGTCCCGGCCTTCGAGGAGGGCATGCGGAAGGCGGCGCGGGACTCGGGCGCCGTGTACCTGGACAACTCGCGGCTCTTCCACGGGCACGAGGTGTGCATGGAGGACCCCTGGGCGCGCGGCCTGTACGTCGACCTCTCGAACCCGTTCCCGCCGGACGCCAACTCCGTACGCCAGTCCTTCCACCCGAACGCGCGCGGGCACGCCGCCTTCGCCTCCTGCCTCACCCAGCTCTACGCCTCCGGCCTGCGCGAGGCGTCCTGCGCGGACCCGGCGAGCACGGGGAAGCCTGAGCTGTACGCGGGGGCCTGGGACGACGCGTACCGGCCGCTGACGAACGCCGGTACGGGAAGCTGCGTGGACGCGACCGGTGGCAGTTCGCGCAACGGCACCGCGGTCGGCGGCTGGGACTGCAAGGACCAGCGGAACCAGGGCTGGTGGTACGACAGCGGCCGGCGGTCGCTGCACGTCGAGCTGACGCAGGACCGGTGCCTGGACGTGCCGGGGGCGAAGTACGAGGCCGGGGCCGGGCTGGTGCTCTGGAACTGCTCGGGCGCGGCCAACCAGCGGTTCGTGAAGGACGGGCAGACCATCCGTCCGGAGGCGGCCCGCGACCTGTGCCTGACGCTGGCCTCGGCGAAGGACGCGCTGCGACTGCGGAAGTGTGAGGGTGCGGCTACGCAGCGTTTCACGTGA